In the Desulfobaccales bacterium genome, one interval contains:
- a CDS encoding fumarate hydratase — translation MRDIHVKDIIAAVKQAAITANYVIGPDLLAAFQRGLTEEESPSGREIFRQLIENARIADTECVPLCQDCGLTVIFAEVGQEVHIVGGDFEAALQEGVRQGYQEGYLRKSVCHPLSRTNTGDNTPAVIHTEIVPGDRLKLWVVPKGGGSENMSRLFMLKPAQGWEGIKEAVVTTVREAGPNACPPYIVGVGIGGNFERAALLAKKSLLRELGSTNPDPDLAAREEDLLKAINDLGIGPQGLGGRLTALGVHLLMQPCHIASLPVAVNIQCHSSRHREVEL, via the coding sequence ATGCGTGACATCCATGTGAAGGACATCATCGCGGCCGTCAAGCAGGCCGCTATTACCGCCAATTACGTCATCGGCCCGGACCTGCTGGCCGCCTTCCAGCGCGGCCTCACCGAGGAGGAGTCCCCCAGCGGCCGGGAGATCTTCCGTCAGCTCATCGAAAACGCCAGGATAGCCGATACGGAGTGTGTGCCCCTGTGCCAGGACTGTGGCCTCACCGTCATCTTCGCCGAGGTGGGCCAGGAAGTACACATCGTGGGCGGAGACTTTGAGGCGGCGCTGCAGGAGGGGGTGCGCCAGGGCTATCAGGAGGGCTATCTGCGCAAGTCCGTCTGCCATCCCCTCAGCCGCACAAATACCGGCGACAACACCCCCGCGGTGATCCACACCGAGATTGTGCCCGGCGACCGCCTCAAGCTCTGGGTGGTCCCCAAGGGTGGGGGCAGCGAAAACATGAGTCGCCTCTTCATGCTCAAGCCGGCCCAGGGCTGGGAGGGGATCAAGGAGGCGGTGGTCACCACCGTGCGGGAGGCCGGGCCCAACGCCTGCCCCCCCTACATCGTCGGGGTGGGCATCGGCGGCAACTTCGAGCGCGCCGCTCTCTTGGCCAAAAAATCCCTCTTGCGGGAGCTGGGAAGCACCAACCCCGACCCGGACCTGGCGGCCCGGGAGGAGGATCTCCTTAAGGCCATCAACGACCTGGGAATCGGCCCCCAGGGACTGGGCGGCCGCCTCACCGCCCTGGGGGTGCATCTCCTCATGCAGCCCTGCCACATCGCCAGTCTGCCGGTGGCGGTGAATATCCAATGCCATTCCTCCCGGCACCGGGAAGTGGAGCTGTAA
- a CDS encoding Fe-S-containing hydro-lyase produces MPKDVRLSPPLTAADVCALEIGDRVLVSGVIYTARDAAHRRLMELLAAGRPLPVDLKGQILYYVGPSPARPGRVIGAAGPTTATRMDVYTPTLLKLGLKAMIGKGRRSPEVIAALKEYQAVYLGATGGAGALISQCIKAAEVVAFEDLGPEAIHRLVVEDLPTIVINDCAGRDLYDEGLKQYARTA; encoded by the coding sequence ATGCCCAAAGATGTCCGGTTGAGCCCCCCTCTCACCGCTGCCGATGTCTGCGCCCTGGAGATCGGCGACCGGGTGCTGGTGAGCGGGGTGATATACACCGCCCGGGATGCCGCCCACCGGCGCCTCATGGAGCTGCTGGCCGCCGGCCGGCCCCTGCCCGTGGACCTGAAAGGCCAGATCCTCTATTATGTGGGGCCCTCGCCCGCCCGGCCCGGCCGGGTCATCGGCGCCGCCGGCCCCACCACTGCCACCCGCATGGATGTCTATACCCCCACCTTGCTGAAGCTGGGGCTCAAAGCCATGATCGGCAAGGGCCGCCGCAGCCCCGAGGTCATCGCCGCCCTGAAGGAGTATCAGGCGGTGTACTTGGGCGCCACCGGCGGGGCCGGGGCTCTGATTTCCCAATGCATCAAGGCGGCGGAGGTGGTGGCCTTCGAGGATCTGGGACCCGAGGCCATCCACCGCCTGGTGGTGGAGGATCTGCCCACCATTGTCATCAACGACTGTGCCGGTCGGGATCTGTATGATGAGGGGCTGAAACAGTATGCCCGCACGGCCTGA
- a CDS encoding ATP-binding protein produces the protein MPPDLDKIAARVREKRESFREYRFTELENDAIKTFFDLAQEYETLDNFYRVVVTVLKEFFGWETRLYLLRQDGLLEIVVDSREGLLPHRPPAPAHIQLAGQAYGVNDAWLVPIRGNLLLVERLPFYAKEQLIGMLEVAPASTLSEHNRFFLEKYANRLGYNLHSKVIYWQNIQHIRFINSLVADIEHNVIVPNITLSLYLRHLRDKIRTLEELECACEIRTEKCEKFPEAQVTFRNLIQGLKDDYQTLEQQYKGISLFIESLFRPSHFQRGHLVLRRRPHRVMSDIIQPQLQLFLPRLKERGIEIDVALGGVPDEEILLSVDKGLMAQVYANLFSNAVKYTRPNHEGRKYISFGREILRDYFGPGKHGCKFNVFSTGPHIPPEDVPYIFEEGYRGHNINGEVGTGRGLYFVRNVIETHGGQVGYEPTHGGNNFYFILPMMEVPEAPYAAGLTAGEA, from the coding sequence ATGCCCCCCGATTTGGACAAGATCGCCGCCCGGGTCAGGGAAAAGCGGGAATCCTTCCGGGAATACCGCTTCACCGAACTGGAAAACGACGCCATCAAGACCTTCTTCGACCTGGCCCAGGAATACGAGACCCTGGACAACTTCTACCGGGTGGTGGTGACGGTCCTGAAGGAATTCTTCGGGTGGGAGACCCGCCTCTACCTCCTGCGCCAGGACGGCCTGCTGGAAATCGTGGTGGACAGCCGGGAGGGGCTCCTGCCGCACCGTCCACCGGCCCCGGCCCACATCCAATTGGCCGGCCAGGCTTACGGCGTCAACGATGCCTGGCTGGTGCCCATCCGGGGCAACCTGCTCTTGGTGGAGCGCCTGCCCTTCTACGCCAAGGAGCAGCTCATCGGCATGCTGGAGGTCGCCCCCGCCTCCACCCTCTCCGAACATAACCGCTTCTTCCTGGAGAAATACGCCAACCGCCTGGGCTACAACCTGCACTCCAAGGTCATCTACTGGCAGAACATCCAGCACATCCGCTTCATCAACAGCCTGGTGGCGGATATTGAGCACAATGTCATCGTGCCCAATATCACCCTGAGCCTGTATCTGCGCCACCTCCGGGACAAGATCCGCACCCTGGAGGAGCTGGAGTGCGCCTGTGAGATCCGCACCGAGAAGTGCGAGAAATTCCCGGAGGCCCAGGTTACCTTCCGCAACCTGATCCAGGGCCTGAAAGACGATTACCAAACCCTGGAGCAGCAATATAAAGGTATCAGCCTGTTCATTGAGTCGCTCTTTCGGCCCTCCCATTTCCAGCGGGGCCATCTGGTGCTCAGGCGCCGGCCCCACCGGGTAATGAGCGACATCATCCAGCCCCAGCTGCAGCTCTTTCTCCCCCGCCTGAAAGAACGGGGCATCGAGATTGACGTGGCTCTGGGGGGCGTGCCCGACGAAGAGATTCTCCTGTCCGTGGACAAAGGCCTCATGGCCCAGGTGTATGCCAATCTCTTCTCCAACGCGGTGAAATACACCCGTCCCAATCACGAGGGCCGCAAATATATCTCCTTCGGCCGGGAGATCCTGCGGGACTATTTCGGGCCGGGGAAACACGGCTGCAAGTTCAACGTCTTTTCCACCGGCCCCCACATCCCGCCGGAGGATGTGCCTTATATCTTTGAGGAGGGGTATCGAGGGCACAATATCAACGGCGAGGTGGGCACCGGCCGGGGCCTCTATTTTGTGCGCAACGTCATCGAGACCCACGGCGGCCAGGTGGGCTATGAACCCACCCATGGCGGCAACAATTTTTATTTCATCTTGCCGATGATGGAAGTGCCGGAAGCGCCTTACGCCGCCGGCTTGACCGCCGGCGAAGCGTGA
- a CDS encoding FAD-dependent oxidoreductase, producing MAKTLIREWRGETAGSCHRYFLSPGERPGSWPEQPDLRVEVAVVGAGLSGLTAAYHLRDREVVVLEAGAAPGGVCLTEEYEGIPYPAGSAYSYYPWTEAWAAWYRDLGLDVEAAVVEPPASALYYRGQWFPDCYSAAGVRQLPFPPAVREGLLRLAEDLAAWEEEWDPLGEEEFSRPELDRLSLADYLERERGLPPVATAFFAPYCASCLGALPHQVSAWAGLSFLMSEFSTSARLMAFPEGNARLVTALVAALPRAPRLGQVVVGLRFSRDRIRLLARGARGEALCVEAQVAILAGGKFAMQHLLPPEAGWPAEDFRHFRYSSYVVAALLGPLEIQAPGYENWMMEEEAFSDFILSPRRAEARTRKAMVLYAPQPFPTGRRELLDQPAEVQAERLLQAVARRFPAAAAAVEEVRLYRFGHAQVVPYPGFLTLLKKEGRPRPVKGRLILAHSDLAGLPCVEAAILEGQKAARRAREVLSTREGM from the coding sequence ATGGCCAAGACCCTGATCCGGGAGTGGCGGGGGGAGACGGCGGGGAGCTGCCATCGGTATTTCCTGTCCCCCGGGGAACGCCCCGGGTCGTGGCCGGAGCAGCCGGACCTCAGGGTGGAGGTGGCGGTGGTGGGGGCCGGGCTTTCCGGCCTCACCGCGGCCTACCATCTCCGGGACCGGGAAGTGGTGGTGCTGGAGGCCGGAGCCGCCCCCGGGGGGGTCTGTCTCACGGAAGAGTATGAGGGGATTCCGTATCCGGCGGGCTCGGCCTACTCCTATTACCCCTGGACCGAGGCCTGGGCCGCCTGGTACCGGGACCTGGGCCTCGATGTGGAGGCCGCGGTGGTGGAGCCTCCGGCCAGCGCCCTGTATTACCGGGGCCAGTGGTTCCCGGACTGTTACAGTGCCGCCGGCGTGCGCCAACTGCCTTTCCCGCCGGCGGTGCGGGAGGGCTTGCTGCGCCTGGCGGAGGACCTGGCGGCCTGGGAGGAGGAATGGGATCCTTTGGGGGAGGAGGAGTTCAGCCGCCCGGAGCTGGACCGCCTGTCGCTGGCGGATTATCTGGAGCGGGAGCGGGGTCTCCCACCGGTGGCCACCGCCTTCTTTGCCCCGTATTGCGCCTCCTGCCTGGGGGCCCTGCCCCACCAGGTGTCCGCCTGGGCGGGCCTGAGCTTTCTCATGTCGGAATTTTCCACCAGCGCCCGGCTCATGGCCTTTCCGGAGGGAAACGCCCGCCTGGTCACGGCCCTGGTGGCGGCTCTCCCCCGGGCCCCCCGGTTGGGCCAGGTGGTGGTGGGACTGCGCTTCAGCCGGGACCGAATCCGGCTCCTGGCCCGGGGGGCGAGGGGGGAGGCCCTCTGCGTGGAGGCCCAGGTGGCGATCCTGGCGGGCGGCAAATTCGCCATGCAGCACCTCCTGCCCCCGGAGGCTGGCTGGCCGGCGGAGGATTTCCGCCATTTCCGCTACAGCAGCTATGTGGTGGCGGCCCTGCTCGGCCCTTTGGAGATCCAGGCCCCGGGCTATGAGAACTGGATGATGGAGGAGGAGGCCTTCTCGGATTTCATCCTCTCTCCCCGGCGGGCAGAGGCCCGGACCCGAAAGGCCATGGTGCTCTATGCGCCCCAGCCCTTCCCCACGGGCCGGCGGGAGCTTCTGGACCAGCCGGCGGAAGTGCAGGCTGAGCGGCTGCTTCAGGCGGTGGCCCGGCGGTTTCCGGCCGCGGCGGCCGCGGTGGAGGAGGTGCGGCTCTACCGCTTCGGGCATGCCCAGGTGGTGCCCTATCCCGGTTTTCTCACCCTGCTCAAGAAGGAGGGGCGGCCCCGACCGGTGAAAGGCCGCCTGATCCTGGCCCACTCCGATCTGGCGGGCCTCCCCTGTGTGGAGGCGGCCATCCTGGAGGGGCAGAAGGCGGCCCGGCGGGCCCGGGAGGTGCTATCAACCAGGGAAGGAATGTGA
- the larB gene encoding nickel pincer cofactor biosynthesis protein LarB has protein sequence MDATQIEDILKEVQAGRLTVAEAVERLRALPFEDLGFARVDHHRSLRQGFPEVVFAPGKETAQLKAILHALWARSPHILVTRLAASQAEELQEEFPTAVYYPASGALTLSRGEIPDRGRGLVLVLSAGTSDIPVAEEAAVTARIMGNRVETIYDCGVAGLHRLLSYRHLFREAGVFVVVAGMEGALPSVVAGLVDRPVVAVPTSIGYGASFGGLAALLAMLNSCANGVAVVNIDNGFGAGYLAALINRKE, from the coding sequence ATGGATGCCACGCAGATTGAGGACATCTTAAAGGAGGTGCAGGCCGGGCGCCTGACGGTGGCCGAGGCCGTGGAGCGCCTGCGGGCCCTCCCCTTCGAGGATCTGGGCTTTGCCCGGGTGGACCACCATCGCTCCCTGCGCCAGGGCTTTCCCGAGGTGGTGTTTGCGCCGGGGAAGGAGACCGCCCAGCTCAAGGCCATTCTGCATGCCCTGTGGGCCCGGTCGCCGCATATCCTGGTGACCCGGCTGGCAGCGTCCCAGGCCGAGGAACTGCAGGAGGAATTCCCGACGGCCGTCTATTATCCCGCTTCCGGAGCCCTCACTTTAAGCCGGGGGGAGATCCCGGACCGGGGCCGAGGGTTGGTGCTGGTGCTCAGCGCCGGCACCTCCGACATCCCGGTGGCGGAAGAGGCGGCGGTCACCGCCCGCATCATGGGCAACCGGGTGGAGACCATTTACGATTGCGGGGTGGCCGGATTGCACCGGCTCCTCTCTTACCGCCACCTCTTCCGGGAGGCCGGGGTCTTTGTGGTGGTGGCCGGCATGGAGGGGGCCCTTCCCAGCGTGGTGGCCGGCCTGGTGGACCGGCCGGTGGTGGCGGTGCCCACCAGTATCGGCTATGGCGCCAGTTTCGGGGGCCTGGCGGCGCTGTTGGCCATGCTCAACTCCTGCGCCAACGGCGTGGCGGTGGTGAACATTGACAACGGCTTCGGGGCCGGCTATCTGGCGGCCCTGATCAACCGCAAGGAGTGA
- the hpnI gene encoding bacteriohopanetetrol glucosamine biosynthesis glycosyltransferase HpnI, protein MLTFCIILWLVSLLYQVGAWICLRRFFALSPSLAATSGPGVTVFKPVKGWEPGMRECLESFLTQEYAPYEVLFGVADPQDPALQYLRELAAAHSGVPVKVVLCPEVRGLNPKVSILQQLAPLARYDLLVLADADVKVGGDFLATAAAALARPGMGLVSCPYRACEPRSLGAALESLAIAGDFIPSVAVARYVQGVDFALGAAMAFTRRAYEAIGGFAPLADYLADDYQLGHRISQAGFGVDLLPYVVETGAPDMCLKDYVLHQLRWSRTYRVCRPKGYLAYGITHTLLFALMGWWLSAGAGWAAMLVAATVGLRLGLSCYALKACLKGRLPGPAWMLVPVKDLLAVGFWLLSFLGNTVTWRGGRFRLLPDGRLTPMPAAPK, encoded by the coding sequence ATGCTCACTTTCTGCATCATCCTGTGGCTGGTGTCCCTGCTCTATCAGGTGGGGGCGTGGATCTGTCTGAGGCGCTTTTTTGCCCTCTCCCCCAGTCTCGCCGCGACCTCCGGACCCGGGGTGACGGTCTTCAAGCCGGTGAAGGGCTGGGAGCCGGGGATGCGGGAGTGCCTGGAGAGCTTCCTCACCCAGGAGTATGCCCCGTATGAGGTGCTCTTCGGGGTGGCGGACCCCCAGGACCCGGCCCTGCAGTACTTAAGGGAGCTGGCCGCCGCCCACTCAGGGGTGCCGGTGAAGGTGGTGCTTTGTCCCGAGGTGCGGGGCCTCAACCCCAAGGTGAGCATCTTGCAGCAATTGGCCCCCCTGGCCCGCTACGACCTCCTGGTCCTTGCCGATGCCGATGTCAAGGTGGGCGGGGATTTCCTGGCCACCGCGGCGGCCGCCTTGGCCCGTCCAGGGATGGGACTGGTCTCCTGCCCCTATCGGGCCTGCGAGCCCCGCAGCCTGGGGGCGGCCCTGGAAAGCCTCGCCATCGCCGGGGATTTCATCCCCTCGGTGGCGGTGGCCCGGTATGTGCAGGGGGTGGATTTCGCCCTGGGCGCGGCTATGGCCTTCACTCGCCGGGCCTACGAAGCCATCGGCGGTTTTGCGCCCCTGGCGGATTATCTGGCGGATGATTATCAGTTGGGACACCGCATAAGCCAGGCTGGCTTTGGGGTGGATCTCCTCCCCTATGTGGTGGAGACCGGGGCACCTGACATGTGCCTGAAGGACTATGTGCTGCACCAGCTCCGCTGGAGCCGGACGTACCGGGTCTGCCGGCCCAAAGGGTATCTGGCTTATGGCATTACCCATACCCTGCTCTTTGCGCTGATGGGATGGTGGCTGAGCGCCGGGGCGGGCTGGGCTGCCATGTTGGTGGCCGCCACGGTGGGGCTGCGCCTGGGGCTGAGCTGCTACGCCCTGAAAGCCTGCCTGAAAGGGCGGCTCCCGGGGCCGGCGTGGATGCTGGTGCCCGTGAAGGACTTGCTGGCAGTGGGATTTTGGCTCTTGAGCTTTTTAGGGAACACTGTCACCTGGCGGGGTGGGCGTTTCCGGCTGTTGCCGGATGGCCGGCTTACGCCCATGCCGGCGGCGCCAAAGTGA
- a CDS encoding HAD family hydrolase, which produces MPLEAVLFDLYGTLVDIFTDEGDPVLYQELSKFLGYYGIRLAPEELAAKYQGYAAAQLRERPSPFGDIDVYQVFEAILLEGLGKQPERSLTLAVARLFRSLSRKHFRLFPDARPALVELKRRYRLGLVTDAQWVFSEPEIHILKISDFFDTIILSSRYFVRKPSPQIYAHALKALWLKPFQAVYVGNDLDNDVPGPLSLGMPVVLVDRGTLPPETPVPVLSDLRDLPSFLQTRYNS; this is translated from the coding sequence ATGCCCCTGGAGGCAGTGCTCTTCGATCTCTACGGGACCCTGGTGGATATCTTCACCGATGAAGGGGACCCGGTGCTCTACCAGGAACTGAGCAAATTCCTGGGCTATTATGGCATCCGCCTGGCCCCCGAGGAACTGGCGGCCAAATACCAGGGGTATGCCGCCGCCCAGCTCCGGGAGCGCCCCAGCCCCTTCGGGGATATAGACGTCTATCAGGTGTTTGAAGCCATCCTCCTGGAGGGGCTGGGAAAGCAGCCGGAGCGCAGCCTGACTTTGGCCGTCGCCCGGCTTTTCCGCTCCTTGAGCCGCAAGCATTTCCGCCTCTTTCCCGATGCCCGGCCCGCCTTGGTGGAGCTGAAGCGGCGTTATCGCCTCGGCTTGGTCACCGACGCCCAGTGGGTCTTCAGCGAGCCGGAGATCCACATCTTGAAAATCAGCGATTTTTTTGACACCATCATCCTGTCCTCCCGCTATTTCGTCCGCAAACCCAGCCCCCAGATTTACGCCCACGCCCTGAAAGCCCTGTGGCTGAAGCCCTTCCAGGCGGTATATGTGGGAAATGACCTGGACAACGACGTTCCCGGGCCCCTGAGCCTGGGCATGCCGGTGGTATTGGTGGACCGGGGCACCCTGCCCCCGGAGACGCCGGTCCCCGTCCTTTCCGACCTCCGGGACCTTCCCTCCTTTCTGCAGACACGGTATAATAGCTGA
- a CDS encoding thioredoxin family protein: MSTSVAWRADYDAALGEAKKSGRPLVVEFYLEGCPHCRRLAEETHTDARVAAALNDRFVPVRLEGRQHMDLVQKFGVRGAPTTLIVDATGKEMARLVGFHTPEEYLAELNKAA; the protein is encoded by the coding sequence ATGAGCACCTCTGTGGCCTGGCGGGCCGATTACGACGCGGCCCTGGGGGAGGCCAAGAAGTCCGGCCGGCCCCTGGTGGTGGAATTTTACCTGGAGGGCTGCCCCCATTGCCGGCGCCTGGCCGAGGAAACCCACACTGACGCCCGGGTGGCCGCCGCCTTGAATGACCGCTTTGTGCCGGTGCGCCTGGAGGGTCGCCAGCACATGGACCTGGTGCAGAAATTCGGCGTCCGGGGAGCGCCCACCACCCTGATCGTGGACGCCACCGGCAAGGAGATGGCCCGCCTCGTGGGGTTTCATACCCCGGAAGAGTATCTGGCGGAGCTCAACAAAGCGGCCTGA
- a CDS encoding serine hydrolase, with product MRAILLAALLSALLGAPAVRAADDDEGLVTAKAFVIMDAKTGRTLLALNPHLMLPPASTLKVMTALMVMERLRLDDKVTVSPYAAAAPASKINLQPGETLTVRDLLYALLLSSANDGARALAEKISGSEEAFAAEATRQMRAWGAYRTRLATANGLPAEGQYSTAEDLALLFRRAIQHPELAKIMATKYYTIPGDRELRNHDRFLFTTPLAQGGKTGFTRASRHTYVGRFKNGDQEIIIAMLGSSQKWADMRTLIEKGFELSGAPIAKMEPLEERLWFAKKHTGRYAQAAVRSKSKRSKAKVVTASITGSGSKKLNTTRKKKASRYKGGS from the coding sequence GTGCGCGCCATCCTGCTGGCGGCGCTACTGTCGGCTCTTTTGGGCGCGCCGGCGGTGCGGGCAGCCGACGACGACGAGGGCCTGGTGACCGCCAAGGCCTTTGTCATCATGGATGCCAAGACCGGCCGCACCCTCCTGGCCCTCAACCCCCACCTCATGCTGCCCCCGGCCAGCACTCTGAAGGTCATGACCGCCCTGATGGTGATGGAGCGGCTGCGGTTGGACGACAAGGTCACGGTGAGCCCCTATGCCGCCGCCGCGCCGGCCTCCAAGATCAACTTGCAGCCGGGGGAAACCCTCACTGTCCGTGACCTGTTGTATGCCTTGCTGTTGTCCTCGGCCAACGACGGCGCGAGGGCCCTGGCGGAGAAGATCAGCGGCAGTGAGGAGGCCTTCGCAGCCGAGGCCACCCGCCAGATGCGGGCCTGGGGGGCCTACCGCACCCGGCTGGCCACCGCCAACGGCCTGCCGGCCGAAGGGCAGTACTCCACCGCCGAGGATCTGGCCCTGCTCTTCCGCCGGGCCATCCAGCACCCGGAGCTGGCCAAGATCATGGCCACCAAGTACTACACCATCCCCGGCGACCGGGAACTGCGGAATCACGACCGCTTCCTCTTCACCACCCCCCTGGCCCAGGGCGGCAAGACCGGTTTTACCCGGGCTTCCCGGCACACCTATGTGGGCCGCTTCAAAAATGGCGATCAGGAAATCATCATCGCCATGTTGGGGAGCTCCCAGAAATGGGCCGACATGCGCACCCTCATCGAAAAAGGCTTTGAACTGAGCGGCGCCCCCATCGCCAAAATGGAGCCCCTGGAAGAGCGCCTGTGGTTTGCCAAGAAGCACACCGGTCGGTATGCCCAGGCGGCGGTGCGTTCCAAATCCAAGCGGAGCAAAGCCAAAGTGGTGACCGCCTCCATCACCGGCAGCGGCAGCAAGAAGCTCAACACCACCCGGAAAAAGAAAGCCTCCCGTTACAAAGGGGGATCGTAA
- a CDS encoding branched-chain amino acid ABC transporter permease, with protein sequence MCPVHPLLRRLALPAGLLALAWILPASGLLNPYVVQVLMYVGINMILTLSLNLVNGYMGEFSVGHAGFMAVGAYTASVLTVWVVPAFLAPWLFPAVLLVGGASAALSGLVVAFPSFRTRGDYLAIVTLAFNMIVKSALENLEVLGGPRGFLGMPRLTTLPWVVAVVLVTLVLCRHLVYSNFGRGVVAIREDEVAASLTSVDTRRVKLYAFLVSAFLAGVAGGLYAHVLQFINPRSFSILKSTDMLVMVYLGGVGSLMGSLLGATLFTVLLELLRPLGLWRWVVGPLLLVLLMIFRPQGLMGFRDPRWLKEEELPPRPA encoded by the coding sequence ATGTGCCCAGTCCACCCCTTACTGAGACGTTTGGCCCTGCCGGCGGGACTTCTGGCCCTGGCCTGGATTCTCCCGGCCTCGGGGCTCCTCAACCCTTACGTGGTCCAGGTCTTAATGTATGTGGGGATCAACATGATCCTCACCCTGTCATTGAACCTGGTCAACGGCTACATGGGGGAATTCTCCGTGGGCCATGCCGGCTTCATGGCCGTGGGGGCCTACACCGCCTCGGTGCTCACGGTCTGGGTGGTCCCGGCCTTCCTGGCGCCCTGGCTCTTCCCGGCGGTGCTCCTGGTGGGCGGGGCATCAGCGGCCCTCTCCGGCCTGGTGGTGGCCTTCCCCTCCTTTCGCACCCGGGGGGACTACCTGGCCATCGTCACCCTGGCCTTTAACATGATCGTCAAAAGCGCCTTGGAAAACCTGGAGGTCCTGGGGGGCCCGCGGGGTTTTCTCGGCATGCCCCGCCTCACCACCCTCCCCTGGGTGGTGGCCGTGGTCCTTGTTACCCTGGTCCTTTGCCGCCATCTGGTCTATTCCAACTTCGGCCGGGGGGTAGTGGCCATCCGGGAGGATGAAGTGGCCGCCTCCCTGACCTCGGTGGACACCCGGCGGGTGAAGCTCTATGCCTTCCTGGTCTCCGCCTTCCTGGCCGGCGTGGCAGGCGGCCTCTACGCCCACGTGCTGCAGTTCATCAACCCCCGCAGCTTTTCCATCCTCAAATCCACGGACATGCTGGTCATGGTCTATCTGGGGGGCGTGGGCTCACTGATGGGTTCCCTCTTGGGCGCCACCCTCTTCACCGTGCTCCTGGAGTTGCTGCGGCCCCTGGGACTGTGGCGCTGGGTGGTGGGGCCGCTGCTCCTGGTGTTGCTCATGATCTTCCGGCCCCAGGGTCTCATGGGGTTTCGGGATCCCCGCTGGCTGAAAGAGGAGGAACTGCCGCCCCGGCCGGCCTGA
- a CDS encoding ABC transporter ATP-binding protein, producing MTAILEIHDLTHHFGGLCALSGFSLSLSPGELAGLIGPNGAGKTTVFNLISGIYRPTSGSIRFLGEEITAWPSHRITAAGIARTFQNIRLFKEMSALDNVRLGAFARHDYSLLEALCRRGRFQAEERRWREEALTLLERLNLAHYAHVPARNLPYGEQRRLEIARALISRPRLLLLDEPAAGMNEAETEALMALIREIQAEFDLTILLIEHQMRVVMGLCRRITVLDFGVTIAAGAPEEIRHHPRVLEAYLGREEPLLAEGGG from the coding sequence ATGACCGCGATCTTGGAAATTCACGACCTGACCCACCATTTCGGGGGCCTCTGTGCCCTGTCGGGCTTTTCCCTCAGCCTTTCCCCCGGGGAGCTGGCGGGCCTCATCGGCCCCAACGGCGCCGGCAAAACTACCGTCTTCAATCTCATCAGCGGAATCTACCGGCCCACCTCAGGCTCCATCCGCTTTTTGGGGGAGGAGATCACCGCCTGGCCCAGCCACCGCATCACCGCTGCGGGGATCGCCCGCACTTTCCAAAATATCCGGCTGTTTAAGGAGATGAGCGCCCTGGACAACGTCCGGTTGGGGGCCTTTGCCCGGCATGATTACAGCCTCCTGGAAGCCCTGTGCCGCCGGGGTCGCTTCCAGGCTGAGGAACGCCGTTGGCGGGAAGAGGCCCTGACCCTCCTGGAGCGCCTGAATCTGGCGCATTATGCCCATGTTCCGGCCCGGAACCTGCCCTACGGCGAACAGCGCCGCCTGGAGATCGCCCGGGCCCTCATAAGCCGGCCCCGGCTGCTCCTCCTGGATGAGCCCGCGGCCGGCATGAATGAAGCCGAGACCGAGGCCCTCATGGCCCTCATCCGGGAGATCCAGGCGGAATTCGACCTCACCATCCTCCTCATCGAGCATCAGATGCGGGTGGTCATGGGGCTGTGCCGGCGGATCACCGTGCTGGATTTCGGCGTGACCATTGCAGCCGGGGCGCCCGAGGAGATCCGGCACCATCCCCGGGTCCTGGAGGCCTATCTCGGCCGGGAGGAGCCCCTGCTGGCGGAGGGAGGCGGTTGA